One Danio aesculapii chromosome 22, fDanAes4.1, whole genome shotgun sequence genomic window carries:
- the LOC130216481 gene encoding beta-1,3-galactosyltransferase 2-like isoform X1, with protein sequence MAIKNVFHSLAQDGGLYICHIKKAFVLLLTLAFLLSTIAYISDVSFEDIKLPQRWLFKVINKTHKVFNKTLDDGKDHLAPLPRQQIQQWGTAIYHVAHPRNYYFMQDEPDICKQNPFLVLMVPVAPHQIDARNAIRSTWGNETTVQGKAVLTLFLVGLIEGADSEKVQKQLEEESRQHRDLIQSSFVDSYFNLTIKTMVIMDWLATRCPQANYSMKIDSDMFLNVNNLVTLLSAPNTPRENYITGMVMWNRPVVRSKDSKWYVSEDLYPEPTYPTYLLGMGYVFSNDLPSKIVEASKYVKPFNIEDAYIGACVKHLGYAPTSPPDPSQFRAYLGQYVREDFFRVITTILGSPQQLIDIWKDIHRPT encoded by the exons ATGGCTATTAAAAATGTCTTTCACAG TTTGGCTCAAGATGGAGGTTTATACATTTGTCACATTAAAAAGGCCTTCGTTCTACTGCTCACATTGGCATTCTTGTTGTCTACAATTGCTTATATCTCTGATGTCTCTTTTGAGGACATTAAGTTGCCTCAAAGATGGCTTTTTAAAGTCATAAATAAGACTCACAAGGTATTTAACAAAACTTTGGATGACGGTAAAGACCACTTAGCACCATTGCCCAGGCAACAAATTCAGCAATGGGGCACAGCTATCTATCATGTGGCTCACCCAAGGAATTATTATTTCATGCAGGATGAACCTGATATATGTAAGCAGAATCCATTCCTGGTCTTGATGGTTCCTGTTGCTCCCCATCAGATAGATGCTCGAAACGCTATCCGGAGCACATGGGGGAATGAAACTACAGTCCAGGGCAAAGCAGTGTTGACTCTGTTTTTGGTGGGTTTGATTGAAGGAGCAGACTCTGAAAAAGTTCAAAAGCAGCTGGAAGAAGAGAGCCGACAACACAGAGACTTAATCCAGAGCAGCTTTGTGGACTCCTACTTCAACCTGACCATAAAGACCATGGTGATCATGGACTGGTTGGCCACTCGATGCCCTCAAGCTAATTACAGTATGAAGATCGATTCAGACATGTTCTTAAATGTGAATAACCTGGTGACTCTCCTATCAGCTCCCAATACACCCAGAGAAAACTACATCACAGGAATGGTGATGTGGAACCGGCCTGTTGTCAGGAGCAAAGACTCAAAATGGTACGTCTCAGAGGACCTTTACCCCGAGCCAACATACCCTACGTATCTTCTGGGAATGGGATATGTTTTCTCAAATGATCTGCCATCAAAAATCGTGGAGGCTTCCAAATATGTAAAGCCGTTTAACATTGAAGACGCATATATCGGCGCTTGCGTAAAACATTTGGGTTATGCGCCCACTTCCCCACCAGACCCTTCTCAGTTTAGAGCCTATTTGGGACAATATGTACGAGAGGATTTTTTCAGGGTCATTACAACAATCCTTGGATCCCCACAACAGCTAATAGACATCTGGAAGGATATACACAGGCCCACATAA